The following are encoded together in the Xanthomonas sacchari genome:
- a CDS encoding glycoside hydrolase family 9 protein, which yields MKLPHALSCLFLACLLLGGCTSHADTAMPSPIRLNQVGFLPAASKLAVVPDGHGDAFSIARADSDEVVLRGTLGAAAVWPPAQQTVRIADFSALRTPGRYRLQVDGLPPSDSFAIGEDAYNALSRAALKAYYYNRASTALDGTYAGRHARAAGHPDDHVLVHASAASPERPAGTVIAAPKGWYDAGDYNKYVVSSGITVYTLLAAYEQFPTYFSTHPEGIPNSGGDVPDILREVDWNLQWLLAMQDPHDGGVYHKLTNLDFAGMQMPDQARASRYVVQKSTAATLDFAAVMAQASRIYAPYDAQFGGISKRMLEASRRAWAWAQAHPDVAYRQPDDVHTGAYDDTEFDDEFAWAATELYLATADDAFYEAAMARKVPASVPDWRQVGGLAWMSLAQHRARLTPRADQARIADEIEGLGDHLVQVWQGSAWRVTMRDADFHWGSNATALNQAMMLLQAYQLQHKPEYLQAAQSQLDYVLGRNPLGLSFVTGIGARSPMHIHHRISIADGVATPVPGWLVGGPQPGQQDADACKHAYTSSLPALSYLDKECSYATNEVAINWNAPLVYVSAALQVLQR from the coding sequence ATGAAACTGCCCCACGCCCTGTCCTGCCTGTTCCTCGCCTGCCTGTTGCTGGGCGGCTGCACCTCGCACGCCGACACCGCCATGCCCTCGCCGATCCGCCTGAATCAGGTCGGTTTCCTGCCTGCCGCCAGCAAGCTGGCGGTGGTGCCGGATGGCCATGGCGACGCGTTCTCGATCGCGCGCGCCGACAGCGACGAGGTGGTGCTGCGCGGCACTCTCGGCGCCGCCGCGGTGTGGCCGCCGGCGCAGCAGACCGTGCGCATCGCCGATTTCTCCGCGCTGCGCACGCCGGGCCGCTACCGCCTGCAGGTCGACGGCCTGCCGCCGTCGGACAGCTTCGCCATCGGCGAAGACGCCTACAACGCGCTGTCGCGCGCCGCGCTCAAGGCCTACTACTACAACCGCGCCAGCACCGCGCTGGACGGCACCTACGCCGGCCGCCACGCGCGCGCTGCCGGCCACCCGGACGACCACGTGCTGGTGCATGCCTCGGCGGCCTCGCCGGAGCGCCCGGCCGGCACCGTGATCGCCGCGCCCAAGGGCTGGTACGACGCCGGCGACTACAACAAGTACGTGGTCAGCTCCGGCATCACCGTGTACACGCTGCTGGCCGCCTACGAGCAGTTCCCCACCTACTTCAGCACGCACCCCGAAGGCATTCCCAACAGCGGCGGCGACGTGCCGGACATCCTGCGCGAGGTCGACTGGAACCTGCAGTGGCTGCTGGCGATGCAGGATCCGCACGACGGCGGCGTGTACCACAAGCTGACCAATCTGGACTTCGCCGGCATGCAGATGCCGGACCAGGCGCGCGCGTCGCGCTACGTGGTGCAGAAGAGCACCGCGGCCACGCTCGACTTCGCTGCGGTGATGGCCCAGGCCAGCCGCATCTACGCGCCGTACGACGCGCAGTTCGGCGGCATCTCCAAGCGCATGCTGGAGGCGTCGCGGCGCGCGTGGGCCTGGGCGCAGGCGCATCCGGACGTGGCCTACCGGCAGCCGGACGATGTGCACACCGGCGCCTACGACGACACCGAGTTCGACGACGAGTTCGCCTGGGCCGCCACCGAGCTGTACCTGGCCACCGCCGACGACGCGTTCTACGAGGCGGCGATGGCACGCAAGGTCCCGGCCAGCGTGCCCGACTGGCGCCAGGTCGGCGGGCTGGCCTGGATGTCGCTGGCGCAGCACCGCGCGCGGCTGACCCCGCGCGCCGACCAGGCGCGGATCGCCGACGAGATCGAGGGCCTGGGCGATCACCTGGTGCAGGTATGGCAGGGCTCGGCCTGGCGCGTGACCATGCGCGACGCCGACTTCCACTGGGGCAGCAACGCCACCGCGCTGAACCAGGCGATGATGCTGCTGCAGGCCTACCAGTTGCAGCACAAGCCCGAATACCTGCAGGCCGCGCAGTCGCAGCTGGACTACGTGCTCGGCCGCAATCCGCTGGGCCTGTCCTTCGTCACCGGCATCGGCGCGCGCTCGCCGATGCACATCCACCATCGCATCTCCATCGCCGACGGCGTGGCCACGCCGGTGCCGGGATGGCTGGTCGGCGGTCCGCAGCCGGGGCAGCAGGACGCCGACGCGTGCAAGCACGCCTACACGTCGTCGCTGCCGGCGCTGTCGTACCTGGACAAGGAATGCAGCTACGCCACCAACGAAGTGGCGATCAACTGGAATGCGCCGCTGGTGTACGTCAGCGCCGCGCTGCAGGTGCTGCAGCGCTGA
- the upp gene encoding uracil phosphoribosyltransferase: protein MKIVEVRHPLVQHKIGLLRDAALSTKGFRELVTELGTLLGYEATADLETETHTMDGWAGPTQVQRIAGAKITLVPILRAGLGMLPGVLALIPAARVSVVGLQRDEETLQPVPYFERLTGRLEERDALILDPMLATGGTLIATVDMLKRAGARRIKGIFLVAAPEGLQALEAAHPDVEVYTAAIDERLNDKGYILPGLGDAGDRIFGTRLG from the coding sequence ATGAAGATCGTCGAAGTCCGCCACCCGCTGGTACAGCACAAGATCGGCCTGTTGCGCGACGCGGCGCTGAGCACCAAGGGCTTCCGCGAACTGGTCACCGAGCTGGGCACCCTGCTCGGCTACGAGGCCACCGCCGACCTGGAGACCGAGACCCACACCATGGACGGCTGGGCCGGCCCGACCCAGGTGCAGCGCATCGCCGGCGCCAAGATCACCCTGGTGCCGATCCTGCGTGCCGGGCTGGGCATGCTGCCGGGCGTGCTGGCGCTGATTCCGGCGGCGCGGGTCAGCGTGGTCGGCCTGCAGCGCGACGAGGAAACGCTGCAACCGGTGCCCTACTTCGAACGCCTCACCGGCCGCCTTGAAGAACGCGACGCATTGATCCTGGATCCGATGCTGGCCACCGGCGGCACCCTGATCGCCACCGTGGACATGCTCAAGCGCGCCGGCGCGCGGCGGATCAAGGGCATCTTCCTGGTCGCCGCGCCGGAGGGCCTGCAGGCGCTGGAAGCGGCGCATCCGGACGTGGAGGTGTACACCGCCGCCATCGACGAACGGCTCAACGACAAGGGCTACATCCTGCCGGGCCTGGGCGACGCCGGCGACCGCATCTTCGGCACCCGCCTGGGCTGA